GTAAATACCCAGCCCAAAGATGCACTCGGGTAAAACACTGGAGCTGTTAACGTAGAAGGTAATTCATAACGACCTGTCAATTCAAAATAAAACTGATTTTTAAACTCTGAGTTTAGCACAGCATACACACCAGACTTTCGTTGCCTTAATCTAGTCAAACTAGGCGTTTCATTAGCGGCTTCTGCATTCCCAAAGGTTCTTAAGTCTCCCACAAAAGGGTTAGTAAAATTAGTGGAATTCCCACCAAAGCTGGTATAGAACCCATCTTCAAATTGCACTCCAGTAATCCAAGAAAAGTTAAAATCCGAGTTAACTACATGCGTACCATTCAAGAAAGCATTCACAGAAGTATTTCTTTCTGTGGTCTCGCTTCTTCCGTAAGAACCCTGAAACAAGTCTCCTGAAGAGTTTACAGGAAACCAAGAATCTCTCGTTTGATTATAATAATCAAAGCCATACCTAGCTGTAAAATTAATGTCCTTCATGATATTCCAGTTAAACTCTGGATTGAACAAAAAGCGGTGAAGTTCACTAGGGTTTTCTTGTTGATTAATCACCCATCCTGGATTAGGATAAAAAGGAGCACCTTCTCCTAGGTAAGTAAGGTTTCTATCATTACCGATATAAGAACGATGAGCATTTTGAGTAGCCGCACCGCCATTATCATAATATGTTCCTATATAATCACTATTGTCAAAATCAGCGGGCGTTCTTAGATAACCTAAATAAAAACCATTCAAATTAGACCCTTGTTGAATTCTATTTGACTTTGAATGTGTAACACTTGAATTTACTCTAATTTTAATATTCTCAGAAATTTTGGTCTCATTATTAAGTCTAGCTGTGGTTCTTGTATAATCTGAATTAGCCTTTAGAATTCCTTTTTGGTCCCAATTAGAAAAACTCATGAATGTAGAACCCGAATTACCATTGAAATTTAAGCTCAACGATTTGTTCCAAGTAAAACCGGTTTGAAAAACTTGGTCTCTGTTTGACTCAGAAAATGTTTCATTAGAGTTCTTAGTCAGGATTGGATAATACACAGAACCGTCCGCAGCTTCAAAACGCTTATTGCCTACTCTAACATCATCTTCTCCACCTACTCTATCCCTTATTCTATCTCCCCAAGATAATCTTGAAGTCGGGTTCCATATATATGTATAAGCATCACTTGCTCTTCCTGTTTCGTGCAATAAAGGATTCCCTTGACCAAATTTCTCTTGTCTTTCAAACTCTCTATTGATTACATCAAAGCTAGTCATGTTAGTAAAATCTACGCTAACCTTTTTCCCTCTCGGGTTTCCTCTTTTTGTTTGAATTACAATTACTCCATTTGCAGCTCCGGTACCCCAAACTGCTGCAGCTGCCGCTCCTTTTAATACTGTCACATTGGCGATATCGTCAGGGTTAATATCATTTAACCTCGACTGACCTACTACGCCGTCTATTCCGCCGCCTGAGCTGCTATTTGAAATAGGAACACCATCTAAAATAATTAAAGGAGAAGAACTACCAGAAATCGTATTTTGACCTCTTATTTGAATATAAGCCCCTGCTCCTGGATCACCCGAGTTTCTCACAATAGTAAGTCCTGAAGTTTTTCCTGAAAGACCTTGAATCACCCCTGATTCACCTGATCTTTTTATGGCCTCAGCATCTATCAAGGTAGATGAACTTAAGTCGTCATCTTTTTTCCGTTCCAAACCAAGAGCAGTCAAAACTACCACCTCGTTTAATTGATTAGCCTGCTCATTAAGAATTACATTAATTATGCTTTGATTCTCTACCAAAACTTCCTTTTTCTCCATTCCAATAAAAGAGAATACTAGGCTTTCCCCTTTACTCGCCATAATTTGATACTTACCTTCAGCATCAGTTTGTGTACCCGTAAGGGAACCTTTTACCTGCACCGTAACACCTGGCAAGCCAAACTCATCTCCTTCTCCTTGAACAGTCCCTGAAACCTTTGTTTGCCCATATAGTTGGCAAAACGGTAGAACCAAAAAGCTTAGTAAAAGTTTATAATTCATAGTTTATAGTTAGTAAATAGTCCTTAAAAGTACGTAGGAGTGTTAAAAAAAGCTGTATCCACTT
This sequence is a window from Arcticibacterium luteifluviistationis. Protein-coding genes within it:
- a CDS encoding SusC/RagA family TonB-linked outer membrane protein, encoding MNYKLLLSFLVLPFCQLYGQTKVSGTVQGEGDEFGLPGVTVQVKGSLTGTQTDAEGKYQIMASKGESLVFSFIGMEKKEVLVENQSIINVILNEQANQLNEVVVLTALGLERKKDDDLSSSTLIDAEAIKRSGESGVIQGLSGKTSGLTIVRNSGDPGAGAYIQIRGQNTISGSSSPLIILDGVPISNSSSGGGIDGVVGQSRLNDINPDDIANVTVLKGAAAAAVWGTGAANGVIVIQTKRGNPRGKKVSVDFTNMTSFDVINREFERQEKFGQGNPLLHETGRASDAYTYIWNPTSRLSWGDRIRDRVGGEDDVRVGNKRFEAADGSVYYPILTKNSNETFSESNRDQVFQTGFTWNKSLSLNFNGNSGSTFMSFSNWDQKGILKANSDYTRTTARLNNETKISENIKIRVNSSVTHSKSNRIQQGSNLNGFYLGYLRTPADFDNSDYIGTYYDNGGAATQNAHRSYIGNDRNLTYLGEGAPFYPNPGWVINQQENPSELHRFLFNPEFNWNIMKDINFTARYGFDYYNQTRDSWFPVNSSGDLFQGSYGRSETTERNTSVNAFLNGTHVVNSDFNFSWITGVQFEDGFYTSFGGNSTNFTNPFVGDLRTFGNAEAANETPSLTRLRQRKSGVYAVLNSEFKNQFYFELTGRYELPSTLTAPVFYPSASLGWVFTEQFESNLVTFGKVRASYGEVGIEPISYANQTSYGAFDRGSSWGDALSAAVYGNPFGRSPSSGNPGLTPERVREYEVGTDVRFFNDKVSLGVTYYNRKTDKALLAVDLAPSTGFTSVWDNAAVISNKGLEVDMGFRIAKFKDIEWRIDANFSTNQNMVESLSGVKSVTLNGFTGTSSRVVEGEPFAALWGGKWARDDRGNLILNSNGFPEVAEEEGVIGDPNPKWKGGLGSNISWKGLSLSFQFETFQGNDIWAGTESILKYFGVHPETANEFFTETEMRTVDGRIVAAGTLVRGNVADFGAGNVLLDSEWYTGVGGGFGTVSEPFIVDGSWTKLREVTLAYDLPQNLISKAKLSRASLSISGRNLFIWSPLQYVDPEVNLTGSSKGRGLEYFTNPGTGSYIISLKLGV